A portion of the Paucilactobacillus hokkaidonensis JCM 18461 genome contains these proteins:
- a CDS encoding penicillin-binding protein: protein MNNHSKRTSSSKTRKNRKIFGQWLFFIVMALFVLLIVRFAYIGIFKDVKNVNLKSSAEKLYTQKQTITAKRGTIYDASGKAIAEDTSTYSIYAVIDHSQKSTSGKPLYVTNKQKVATVLSQNLSISKAKALKALSPSKPNIFQVEFGSAGTNISVATKQAIEAKHLKGINFVASPAREYPNGTFASQVIGIAQAQTSEKTGKTTLVGQMGIELAFNKQLTGVNGVKKVKQDTSGYQINDSQQTPKKAQNGDDIYTTFDNKLQTLLESQMSAAENASKATSMNAIVMNAKTGAIVAATQRPTFNADTKVGLNKVWRNTLVEDAFEPGSTMKVFTIAAAINSGNFNPNAYYDSGSYEIGGGKVTDWNPTGWGSITYREGFERSSNVAMAHLENTMGATTWKKYLKKFGFLQSTNSGLANEATGATPFKGALEQANTAFGQGITVTSMQMMQGFTAIANNGKMLKPYYINKIVDPDTNKVVTKNHKKVISQPISKKTAQQVRKYMQDVIYADKGTGGKYKIDGYRVAGKTGTAQIGGSGGYETGSNDYVYSFVGMAPAKNPKYIMYITLKKPQNTTQSAEAYMATVFKSVMKQALDQSKLANQKQTGVVKVPNVVGKTTTVAQQTLMAKKLQVTVIGNRNDVTAQSVKTKQTVMVNSRVFLTTGGQATMPDMTDWSQAQVNKFGQLTGLDITNSGSGFVKKQSIKSGEKINKGQAITVVYHQK from the coding sequence ATGAATAATCATTCAAAACGAACGAGTAGTAGCAAAACTAGAAAAAATCGCAAAATTTTCGGCCAGTGGCTGTTTTTCATTGTGATGGCGTTGTTTGTGCTGTTAATCGTTCGTTTTGCGTATATTGGTATTTTTAAAGATGTTAAGAATGTTAATTTAAAAAGTAGCGCGGAGAAATTGTATACCCAAAAGCAAACAATTACGGCTAAACGAGGGACAATTTACGATGCTTCGGGTAAGGCGATTGCTGAAGATACCAGTACATACTCGATTTATGCTGTAATTGATCATAGTCAAAAATCGACCAGTGGCAAGCCACTATATGTTACCAATAAACAGAAAGTGGCCACTGTATTATCGCAAAACCTGTCAATTTCAAAGGCTAAAGCATTAAAAGCTTTGTCACCAAGCAAACCTAATATTTTTCAGGTAGAGTTTGGTAGTGCGGGAACCAATATTTCAGTTGCAACCAAACAGGCTATTGAAGCCAAACATTTGAAAGGTATCAATTTTGTGGCATCACCGGCTCGCGAGTATCCTAATGGTACATTTGCATCCCAGGTTATTGGTATTGCACAAGCACAAACAAGCGAAAAAACTGGTAAGACAACTCTTGTTGGCCAAATGGGGATTGAATTAGCGTTTAACAAGCAATTAACCGGGGTTAATGGTGTAAAAAAAGTTAAACAAGATACATCTGGCTATCAAATAAATGATTCACAGCAAACACCAAAAAAAGCGCAAAATGGCGATGATATCTACACAACATTTGATAACAAATTGCAGACGTTATTGGAAAGCCAAATGAGTGCTGCGGAGAATGCATCTAAGGCAACTTCGATGAATGCAATTGTAATGAATGCTAAAACTGGTGCAATTGTGGCTGCGACACAACGGCCTACTTTTAATGCAGATACAAAAGTAGGGCTGAACAAGGTATGGCGTAATACTTTAGTTGAAGATGCATTTGAGCCAGGATCAACGATGAAAGTCTTTACGATTGCTGCTGCTATTAATTCCGGTAATTTTAATCCGAATGCCTATTATGATTCTGGTAGTTATGAAATTGGGGGTGGCAAGGTAACTGATTGGAATCCAACTGGATGGGGATCAATTACCTATCGTGAAGGCTTCGAACGGTCAAGTAATGTTGCAATGGCTCATCTAGAAAATACAATGGGGGCAACTACCTGGAAAAAGTATCTGAAAAAGTTTGGCTTTCTCCAGTCAACTAATTCAGGGTTGGCCAATGAGGCAACTGGAGCAACTCCATTTAAAGGAGCCTTGGAACAAGCTAATACGGCTTTTGGTCAGGGGATTACGGTTACCTCTATGCAAATGATGCAAGGGTTTACTGCAATTGCAAATAACGGTAAAATGTTAAAACCATACTATATTAATAAAATTGTTGATCCAGATACGAATAAAGTAGTTACCAAAAATCATAAAAAGGTAATCAGCCAACCAATTAGTAAAAAGACTGCCCAACAGGTTCGTAAGTATATGCAAGATGTTATTTATGCAGATAAAGGAACTGGTGGCAAATATAAGATTGATGGTTACCGAGTTGCCGGTAAAACTGGAACTGCGCAAATTGGAGGATCTGGTGGATATGAAACTGGATCTAACGATTATGTGTACTCATTTGTGGGGATGGCACCAGCTAAAAATCCGAAATACATTATGTATATTACATTGAAAAAACCGCAAAATACGACTCAGTCGGCCGAAGCTTATATGGCGACTGTGTTTAAATCAGTTATGAAGCAAGCTTTGGATCAGTCCAAATTAGCCAACCAAAAGCAAACTGGAGTTGTCAAAGTGCCGAACGTAGTTGGTAAAACAACAACAGTGGCACAACAAACATTAATGGCCAAAAAATTACAAGTAACTGTGATTGGAAATAGAAATGATGTTACTGCCCAATCAGTAAAGACCAAACAAACTGTCATGGTCAATAGCCGAGTTTTTCTGACAACTGGAGGACAGGCTACAATGCCAGATATGACTGATTGGTCGCAGGCACAAGTGAACAAGTTTGGACAATTAACTGGGTTGGATATCACTAATAGTGGGAGTGGCTTTGTTAAGAAACAGAGCATTAAGTCTGGAGAAAAAATTAATAAGGGCCAGGCAATTACAGTTGTGTACCATCAAAAATAA
- the ftsL2 gene encoding cell division protein FtsL, which produces MAQNAAEQLTVEQTNEAAQIAQPKQQPIHTPVPTTLPNKITWSKFEKVLVSGCSLVLTCMMIMLVATKISVTNTQHQLQNVNANITKVGSSNTSTRQVINELTSQSHLEKVAQKNGLTISNTDIRNVNK; this is translated from the coding sequence ATGGCACAAAATGCAGCTGAACAACTGACAGTTGAACAAACAAATGAAGCGGCTCAAATTGCACAACCCAAGCAACAACCAATACATACACCTGTTCCAACGACTTTGCCTAATAAGATTACCTGGTCGAAATTTGAAAAAGTACTAGTAAGTGGCTGTAGTTTAGTGTTAACATGCATGATGATAATGTTAGTCGCTACCAAAATTTCAGTTACAAATACGCAGCATCAACTGCAAAATGTTAACGCAAATATTACAAAGGTTGGTAGCAGCAACACAAGCACCCGACAAGTAATTAATGAGTTAACAAGTCAATCACACCTAGAGAAGGTAGCTCAAAAAAATGGCTTAACAATTTCGAATACTGATATAAGGAACGTTAATAAGTAA
- the rsmH gene encoding 16S rRNA (cytosine(1402)-N(4))-methyltransferase RsmH, whose translation MAEFNHVTVLLNEAVAGLNIKPGGIYVDATLGGGGHSEQILKRLTAGGHLYAFDQDQTAIDYNQDHLASYLKTKQVTFVQRNFRELQDALQEQSVINFDGIVYDLGVSSPQFDDAQRGFSYQYDAPLDMRMNQNQELNAKIVVNEWPYAKLVQILNRYGEEKFAKPIARSIERQRNEAPIETTLELAQLVKDAIPAATRRHGGHPAKKSFQAIRIAVNDELGALEESLEQALSMLNVGGRISVITFQSLEDRLVKALFREKTTLQDVPAGLPVVPTEMQPGFKLINKKPILPGKLELENNRRAHSAKLRIIEKVK comes from the coding sequence ATGGCTGAATTTAATCACGTTACAGTGTTATTAAATGAGGCGGTTGCTGGCCTGAATATTAAGCCCGGTGGAATCTATGTTGATGCGACGCTTGGTGGTGGCGGTCATAGTGAACAGATTTTAAAACGCTTAACTGCCGGTGGTCACTTGTATGCGTTTGATCAAGATCAAACCGCAATTGACTATAACCAAGATCACCTGGCATCATATTTAAAAACGAAGCAAGTAACGTTTGTTCAACGTAACTTTCGAGAATTACAAGATGCTTTACAAGAGCAAAGTGTTATTAACTTTGACGGCATTGTTTATGATTTGGGAGTTTCGTCGCCACAATTTGATGATGCTCAGCGTGGATTTAGCTATCAATATGATGCTCCGCTTGATATGCGAATGAATCAGAATCAAGAGCTAAATGCCAAAATAGTAGTCAACGAATGGCCATATGCTAAGCTAGTCCAAATTCTAAATCGGTATGGTGAAGAAAAATTTGCTAAGCCGATTGCTCGTTCAATTGAACGGCAACGTAACGAAGCTCCAATTGAGACTACATTAGAATTGGCACAATTAGTTAAGGATGCAATTCCAGCCGCAACCAGAAGACATGGCGGCCATCCGGCTAAAAAAAGTTTTCAGGCCATCAGAATTGCGGTTAATGATGAGCTTGGTGCACTGGAAGAGTCACTGGAGCAAGCATTATCAATGCTAAATGTTGGTGGAAGAATTAGCGTGATTACCTTTCAATCGTTGGAAGATCGATTAGTAAAAGCCTTATTTCGAGAAAAAACAACTTTGCAAGATGTTCCAGCCGGGTTGCCGGTGGTTCCTACTGAGATGCAACCTGGTTTTAAACTAATTAATAAAAAGCCTATTCTACCCGGCAAATTAGAGTTAGAAAATAATCGCCGAGCCCACAGCGCTAAACTGAGAATTATTGAAAAAGTTAAATAA
- the mraZ gene encoding division/cell wall cluster transcriptional repressor MraZ, with translation MFMGEFSHTVDTKGRLIIPAKFREQLGTQFIVTRGMDGCLFGYSLDEWQVLEAKLKELPLTKKDARAFVRFFYSAATECEFDKQGRINLPAALRTHAALDKKCVVVGVSDRIEIWSEDRWNSFADEAEDNFDEIAEKMDFGL, from the coding sequence GTGTTTATGGGAGAATTTTCACATACAGTTGACACCAAAGGACGATTAATCATCCCAGCTAAGTTTCGCGAACAATTGGGAACACAGTTTATTGTTACCCGAGGAATGGATGGCTGCCTGTTTGGCTACTCACTAGATGAATGGCAAGTGCTAGAAGCTAAGCTAAAGGAATTGCCATTAACTAAAAAAGATGCACGTGCATTTGTTCGCTTCTTTTATTCAGCAGCAACGGAGTGTGAGTTCGATAAGCAGGGAAGGATTAATTTGCCGGCTGCATTACGAACCCATGCCGCACTCGATAAAAAGTGTGTTGTGGTTGGTGTTTCTGATCGAATTGAAATTTGGAGCGAAGATCGCTGGAATAGTTTTGCCGATGAAGCAGAAGACAATTTTGATGAAATTGCTGAAAAAATGGATTTCGGATTATAA
- a CDS encoding DUF3397 family protein — MKFVKLNNLPIQLLILILISIIIALIRRVLHRFWPSRLRYYDFWPLITVYLSALNLSLNWFLYMVIGWMSISILIVLGQVIIKKEFLYRQFFPVFWRFSVVYTTIAYLCSIFYRFMG; from the coding sequence GTGAAATTTGTGAAACTAAATAATTTGCCAATTCAATTGTTAATTTTAATTTTAATTTCAATTATTATCGCACTAATTAGGCGTGTGTTGCATCGATTTTGGCCTAGTCGATTAAGGTATTATGATTTTTGGCCGCTAATTACAGTATATTTGAGTGCTCTTAATTTGTCTCTCAATTGGTTTTTGTACATGGTAATTGGTTGGATGTCAATCAGTATTTTAATTGTCCTAGGACAGGTTATCATAAAAAAAGAGTTCTTATACCGTCAATTTTTTCCAGTTTTTTGGCGCTTTAGTGTTGTTTACACCACGATTGCGTATCTTTGTTCAATTTTTTATCGATTTATGGGATAG
- a CDS encoding magnesium transporter CorA family protein: MIQYFSSDAEQLTPISTPDISVNTPSWINVEAPTKTEINTLTKMYQLPQHYFNAILDDQENSRVIGLDETNDGPLMILMQYPKFTTSPLGYLGYSTYPIAFILTDSTIITVSNHPAAFIQHFVMYQNSLGKVITSHEDFISHILWFISHDFVTALQSTSKKMNRLERQLTTATKNEQIYQIMALQKTLIEFDAALQQNQPVLKKISSGDQYFSTNELNELSDQTLIENDQAITMTNNQSQILDQYSNMVSSVVSNNLNDVMKILTSITLILTVPTIIGGLYGMNVNLPGAQMASAFTWIMIATIIICLITLHVLRHHDYM, encoded by the coding sequence ATGATTCAGTATTTTTCTTCTGACGCAGAACAATTAACTCCGATTAGCACCCCCGATATTTCAGTTAATACCCCCAGCTGGATTAATGTTGAGGCCCCCACCAAAACTGAAATTAATACTTTAACTAAAATGTACCAACTACCTCAGCACTATTTTAATGCCATTTTAGATGACCAAGAAAACTCTCGTGTCATCGGACTTGATGAAACTAATGATGGGCCATTAATGATTCTAATGCAATATCCTAAGTTTACGACTAGTCCATTAGGATATCTCGGTTACAGTACTTATCCGATTGCTTTTATTTTGACTGATTCAACAATTATTACTGTTTCAAATCATCCAGCCGCGTTCATTCAACATTTTGTGATGTATCAAAATTCCTTGGGTAAAGTCATCACTAGCCATGAAGATTTTATTTCTCATATTCTTTGGTTTATCTCACATGATTTTGTAACCGCGCTTCAAAGCACCTCCAAAAAAATGAACCGGTTAGAACGCCAATTAACAACTGCAACCAAAAACGAACAAATTTATCAAATTATGGCCCTTCAAAAAACATTAATCGAATTTGATGCTGCTTTACAGCAAAACCAACCAGTATTGAAAAAAATCAGCTCAGGAGATCAATATTTTTCAACCAATGAACTAAATGAGCTCAGTGATCAGACATTGATTGAAAACGACCAGGCCATAACTATGACAAATAACCAAAGTCAGATTTTAGATCAATATAGTAATATGGTTTCATCGGTGGTTTCCAATAATTTGAATGATGTTATGAAAATTTTAACTTCTATTACGTTAATTCTGACGGTTCCCACAATCATCGGTGGCCTCTACGGTATGAATGTTAATTTACCAGGAGCTCAAATGGCCTCGGCATTTACCTGGATCATGATCGCTACTATCATTATTTGTTTAATCACCCTACATGTTTTACGGCATCACGACTATATGTAA
- a CDS encoding DUF4044 domain-containing protein, which produces MQKKKRSGFEKITMVAVWVMIISMVGGLILGAVAGLGLY; this is translated from the coding sequence ATGCAGAAAAAAAAGCGTTCCGGATTCGAGAAAATCACGATGGTTGCTGTGTGGGTCATGATTATTTCAATGGTCGGTGGATTAATTCTCGGCGCCGTGGCAGGACTAGGATTATATTAA
- a CDS encoding DNA translocase FtsK, producing the protein MAAKKKTRKRQTTKRKPKNSTKYDSALNNLLGIVIILLMLLGLFNLGAIGTLVANLFRIIVGQTYPLMLVIITIYAVGLTFKGRWPHFNIRFLIGGFLAYIGLLLLFHGSMFNQLDRHSDFVAITWTNLNQDIIQGSIDMPVGGGMIGAYLYQLCYFLVSNLGTTLLAVLLIIVGIVVFFDLPVTKILNATSTAIGNGSAKVKALQNKHTSSAYKAAKKQSAKVDKKVQPTSQSQVETEHQKPVTDFFSEPESDIKSAQAPNITVASDSQKKAADKAAEAPVEMQPAQESENTDYQLPSTTLLTKVKSTDQSKELNAIKLNTKTLQDTLASFGVDAKVENVNLGPSVTKYELRPAVGVKVSRIVHLADDLALALAAKDIRIEAPIPGKSLIGIEVPNRQIATVGFRDMIEATPKNDKMLEVPLGRAVNGQVMTADLTKMPHLLIAGATGSGKSVAINVIITSILLKAKPHQVKFLMIDPKKVELSVYNGIPHLLSPVVSEPKRAAKALAKVVGEMERRYELFAGFGVRNIDGYNKMVRDSNEKDDENQPYLPLILVIVDELADLMMTVSNDVEDAIVRIAQMGRAAGIHMILATQRPSVDVITGLIKANVPSRMAFAVSSGIDSRTILDSNGAEKLLGRGDMLFMPIDQNKPVRVQGAFISDHDVEAVVDFIKQQQTAQYDETMVVKDDEMEADENKENEDELFDDALAFVVDQQRASTSLIQRRFRIGYNRAARMIDEMEQRGFIGPSEGSKPRQVYKEKEE; encoded by the coding sequence GTGGCTGCAAAAAAGAAAACTAGAAAACGGCAAACAACAAAACGAAAACCTAAGAACTCAACTAAATATGATTCAGCCCTCAACAATCTGCTTGGGATTGTAATTATATTGTTGATGTTATTGGGCCTCTTTAATTTGGGAGCAATTGGAACATTAGTTGCCAATCTGTTTAGAATTATTGTTGGACAGACGTATCCACTTATGCTGGTAATTATTACCATTTATGCTGTCGGATTAACGTTTAAAGGACGTTGGCCACATTTTAATATTCGTTTTCTAATTGGCGGGTTTTTAGCATATATCGGATTATTATTGCTATTCCATGGTTCAATGTTTAATCAATTGGATAGGCATTCAGATTTTGTGGCAATTACTTGGACTAATTTAAATCAAGATATTATCCAGGGCAGTATCGATATGCCTGTTGGCGGTGGCATGATTGGAGCTTATTTATACCAGCTGTGCTATTTTTTAGTTTCTAATCTGGGCACCACATTATTAGCAGTATTACTGATAATAGTTGGAATAGTTGTTTTTTTTGATTTACCAGTGACAAAGATTTTAAATGCAACTAGTACAGCAATCGGTAATGGAAGTGCAAAAGTAAAAGCACTCCAAAATAAGCATACATCGAGTGCATATAAGGCTGCTAAAAAGCAATCAGCAAAAGTTGATAAAAAGGTTCAACCAACTAGTCAGTCTCAAGTAGAAACTGAACACCAGAAACCAGTTACTGATTTCTTTAGTGAACCGGAGTCTGACATAAAATCTGCTCAGGCACCTAATATTACGGTAGCTAGTGATTCTCAGAAAAAGGCTGCTGATAAGGCCGCTGAAGCCCCAGTTGAAATGCAACCAGCCCAGGAAAGTGAAAATACGGATTATCAGCTACCATCAACGACGTTGTTAACTAAAGTTAAGTCGACCGATCAAAGCAAAGAATTGAATGCAATTAAGCTAAATACAAAAACCTTGCAAGATACGTTAGCTTCATTTGGAGTGGATGCTAAGGTTGAAAACGTCAATTTAGGACCATCAGTGACTAAATATGAATTAAGACCAGCTGTTGGTGTTAAGGTTAGCAGGATTGTACATCTAGCCGATGATTTAGCACTGGCATTGGCGGCTAAAGATATTAGAATTGAAGCACCCATCCCAGGCAAGTCATTAATTGGAATTGAAGTTCCTAATCGTCAAATTGCCACAGTTGGTTTTCGTGATATGATTGAAGCAACTCCTAAAAATGATAAAATGCTGGAAGTACCCCTGGGGCGTGCTGTTAATGGGCAGGTTATGACTGCAGATTTAACGAAAATGCCTCATTTACTGATTGCGGGAGCAACTGGTAGTGGGAAATCTGTTGCGATTAATGTCATCATTACAAGTATTTTGTTGAAAGCAAAACCGCATCAAGTTAAATTTTTAATGATTGATCCCAAAAAAGTAGAACTAAGCGTTTATAATGGGATTCCACATTTATTGAGCCCAGTAGTCTCCGAACCCAAAAGGGCAGCAAAAGCGTTGGCCAAGGTCGTTGGTGAGATGGAACGCCGTTATGAATTATTTGCTGGTTTTGGTGTGCGTAATATTGATGGGTACAACAAAATGGTTCGTGATTCAAATGAGAAAGACGACGAAAATCAACCATATCTCCCACTAATTTTAGTCATTGTGGATGAATTGGCAGATTTAATGATGACAGTTTCTAACGATGTTGAAGATGCTATTGTTAGAATTGCCCAAATGGGGCGTGCAGCTGGAATTCATATGATTTTAGCAACTCAGCGGCCATCTGTTGATGTTATTACTGGATTAATCAAAGCCAATGTGCCATCCAGAATGGCATTTGCAGTTTCTAGTGGAATTGATTCACGAACAATTTTGGATTCCAATGGAGCTGAAAAATTACTTGGTCGCGGGGACATGTTGTTTATGCCAATTGATCAAAACAAACCGGTTCGAGTGCAAGGTGCGTTTATATCAGATCATGATGTGGAGGCAGTTGTTGATTTTATCAAACAACAGCAGACAGCTCAATACGACGAAACTATGGTTGTTAAAGATGATGAAATGGAAGCAGACGAGAATAAGGAAAACGAAGATGAGTTGTTTGATGATGCGTTAGCTTTTGTTGTTGATCAACAAAGGGCTTCTACTTCGCTGATTCAACGTCGATTCCGGATTGGTTATAATCGTGCCGCACGAATGATTGATGAGATGGAGCAACGTGGATTTATTGGCCCATCGGAAGGATCTAAGCCACGACAAGTCTATAAGGAAAAAGAGGAATAA
- a CDS encoding tRNA (cytidine(34)-2'-O)-methyltransferase: MTNHIVLFEPLMPANTGNIARTCAGTDTKLHLIKPLGFSVDDKHMKRAGLDYWDKVDITYHENLPEFIASIPDINKLFIVSKFASKDYSSPDYSAATGDYYFLFGKETTGLPEPFMRQYPENAIRIPQDDTKIRALNLSNSAAIVIYEVLRQQDFLHLQRVHEYEHDKLK, from the coding sequence GTGACTAACCATATTGTATTATTTGAACCATTAATGCCAGCTAACACTGGTAACATTGCCAGAACGTGTGCGGGAACAGATACTAAGTTGCATCTGATTAAGCCACTAGGATTTTCTGTAGATGACAAGCATATGAAGCGTGCCGGTCTTGATTATTGGGATAAAGTTGATATTACATATCATGAAAATCTACCAGAATTTATTGCTAGTATCCCAGACATTAATAAACTGTTTATCGTCTCTAAATTTGCCAGTAAGGATTATTCCAGTCCTGATTATTCTGCTGCTACTGGTGATTATTATTTCTTGTTTGGCAAAGAAACTACGGGATTACCAGAACCATTTATGCGGCAGTATCCTGAAAATGCAATTCGAATTCCACAAGATGATACCAAAATTAGAGCTTTGAATTTGTCTAATAGTGCGGCAATTGTGATTTATGAAGTTTTAAGACAACAGGATTTTTTACATCTGCAACGCGTCCATGAATATGAACATGATAAACTTAAATAA
- a CDS encoding methyltransferase domain-containing protein, whose product MKKIERSQEFVKQHLELFRCPICQAPMKTVAKNSVICEQNHSIDFNKHGFLYFLQRAVDSEYDQAMLSARRNLLTAGLFQPIVEQMNEQLPDSAQTVLDVGCGEGTPLAELEQLRANRDIAIGFDISKDGINLATQLQTNAFFCVADLRRLPFADQSFDSVVEIFSPSDYGEFKRVLKPGGRLIKVIPNAEYLVELRQLLYPSGEHAKYDNSNVIDLFKKHYPQATVKAVRYQFQVPTTLTDAMVLMTPLHWGKNARQLAPAELKQLKMVTVDVTLLSTTNS is encoded by the coding sequence GTGAAAAAAATTGAGCGTAGTCAAGAATTTGTTAAGCAGCATTTGGAGTTATTCAGATGCCCAATTTGCCAGGCACCCATGAAAACTGTGGCAAAAAATAGTGTTATTTGCGAACAAAATCATTCAATTGATTTCAACAAACATGGCTTTTTATACTTTTTACAACGAGCAGTTGATTCTGAGTATGACCAAGCAATGCTCAGTGCAAGAAGAAATTTATTGACCGCTGGACTATTTCAACCAATTGTTGAACAGATGAATGAACAATTGCCAGACAGCGCACAGACTGTCTTGGACGTTGGTTGTGGTGAAGGCACACCATTGGCTGAACTAGAGCAGCTTCGAGCTAATCGGGATATAGCGATTGGGTTTGATATTTCAAAGGATGGCATCAATTTAGCAACCCAGTTACAGACAAATGCATTTTTTTGTGTTGCGGATTTAAGGCGGTTGCCCTTTGCTGATCAGAGTTTTGATTCGGTTGTTGAAATATTTTCACCATCCGACTATGGTGAATTTAAGCGGGTCCTAAAACCGGGTGGACGATTAATCAAAGTGATTCCAAACGCTGAATATTTAGTGGAATTGCGGCAATTGCTGTATCCTAGTGGTGAACATGCTAAGTATGACAATTCTAACGTCATTGATTTGTTCAAAAAACACTATCCACAAGCAACCGTTAAGGCCGTCAGATATCAATTTCAGGTACCGACTACGTTAACGGATGCAATGGTATTGATGACGCCATTACACTGGGGTAAAAATGCTCGACAGCTAGCACCAGCAGAATTAAAACAATTAAAAATGGTGACAGTAGATGTGACTTTACTAAGTACCACTAATAGTTAA
- a CDS encoding AI-2E family transporter produces MNLLKSSRIISVLVVTLLVLLILLIGSKVPWLFKPLKQFMSIVGLPIVLAGVFYYLLNPLVDRLERRFKINRTLTISAVFVIVVLLLGWGIWSIIPTINQQIQAMVHALPEYLSHIGRDINGLISQPMFNRFQDQVNHLTDLASKELSQRSSAYVKSTVNSLGNVLGTVTTVVVALITMPFILFYLLRDGKQLPKFLIKFVPDKMKPSFQSVLGEINQQISNYVRGQLTVAFFVAIMFWLGYLIIGLKYALTIGIIAGILNMIPYLGSFLAMIPAILVGAFISPWMLVKVLIVFAVEQTVEGRVLSPLILGSNLKIHPVTIIVVLLASGKMFGVLGVIFGIPGYAVLKVLVSHLFNWYQANSSLYEQQSNEQQKPKE; encoded by the coding sequence TTGAATTTGCTTAAGAGCAGTAGAATTATCAGTGTATTAGTAGTTACTTTATTAGTATTATTGATTTTATTGATTGGCAGTAAAGTACCCTGGCTATTTAAACCGTTAAAACAATTTATGAGTATTGTTGGTTTGCCAATTGTGTTGGCTGGTGTATTTTATTATCTCCTTAATCCATTGGTTGATCGGCTGGAGCGGCGATTTAAAATTAATCGGACTTTAACGATTAGTGCCGTTTTTGTCATTGTGGTTTTGTTGTTAGGTTGGGGGATTTGGAGTATTATTCCCACCATTAATCAACAGATTCAAGCAATGGTTCACGCCTTGCCAGAATATTTAAGCCATATTGGACGTGATATCAATGGGTTAATCAGCCAACCAATGTTTAATCGATTTCAAGACCAGGTTAACCATTTGACTGATCTAGCATCAAAAGAATTATCGCAGCGTTCGAGCGCCTATGTAAAATCTACTGTTAATTCACTAGGTAATGTTTTAGGGACTGTAACAACAGTGGTAGTGGCTCTGATTACCATGCCATTTATCCTTTTTTATTTACTGCGTGATGGTAAGCAATTACCTAAGTTTTTAATTAAATTTGTTCCCGATAAAATGAAGCCGTCGTTTCAAAGTGTGCTGGGTGAAATTAATCAACAAATTAGTAACTATGTTCGTGGTCAGTTAACGGTTGCCTTTTTTGTAGCAATTATGTTTTGGCTAGGCTATTTAATAATTGGCTTGAAATATGCCCTGACCATTGGCATTATTGCCGGTATTTTAAACATGATTCCGTATTTAGGTTCGTTTTTGGCAATGATTCCAGCTATTTTAGTGGGGGCTTTCATATCGCCATGGATGTTGGTGAAGGTTTTAATCGTATTTGCAGTTGAACAAACAGTCGAGGGACGAGTTTTGTCGCCATTAATTTTGGGTAGCAATTTAAAAATTCATCCAGTAACAATTATTGTAGTGTTGTTAGCTTCGGGTAAAATGTTCGGGGTGCTGGGAGTTATCTTTGGAATTCCAGGGTATGCCGTTTTGAAGGTGTTAGTCTCACATTTGTTTAATTGGTATCAGGCTAATTCTTCATTGTATGAGCAACAAAGCAATGAACAACAAAAACCAAAAGAATAA